CCAGCAGATAAACCGTCACCCCGGCAATAAAGCTTTCATTGCTGGAATGGGTGATGCCGATTCTGCCTTTCATCGCCGAGCCGGCCAGATCGAACACCGAAGCGATATGGGGGTTCGCCACATTGGTGTTCACCACCAGCACCCGGGCCCTGGCGGACAGGCCCACCCAGGTGTCGTCCGGGGCCCGCCACTGGGCATCGATGGCACCTACCAGGTCCGGGCTCAGGGCCTGGAACAGGCCCAGGGAACTGCCCATCTGCAGATTGCCGGCGTCATTGCTTAAATAGAGATCCGCCTGGGTGCGGGCGCCTTCCACCCGCAGCTTGTTCAGTAAAGACGTGGAACTGGCGTTGTGCAGTACCACGTTGATGCCGGTAGCCCGGGTAAAAGCCTGCGCCACAGGCTTTACGAATTTATCGCTGCGGCCGGAATAGACCACCAGTGTATCGTCGGCGTGCACACCGCCCACCGCAGCCGCCAAGGCCACCAATCCAATTAACAACGATTTGGTTTTTCTCATCTTGCTCTCCAAATAGGGGAAATGGACCGCCCGGAACCAAAATGATGAACTGAATGATAATGATTATCATTTTTTGATGCAACCATTTGGCGCGTGTGTTTTTCCGGTCAATGCCCCCGGACCGGGATCAGCCCGGCAATCTAATCGGCCAAAGTGCTTTGCTCGCCCCGACGCACGGCGAAGCTGCGCCCCCCACTCTTCAGGGCGCCTTATGCTCTGTGCTGGCGCGCCAGGCTGGGCAGGTCGCCCGCGTCACCCACGGCAAAACGCATGATGCAGTCTTTGACGGGACCTGCGCGGTCGGTGAGATTCAGGCCTGTGTTGCGCAGCCATTGCAGCGGCGCGGCCTGAAAGCCGAACAAGCGTTTGAAGCCGTCCATGGAATACATCATCAATAGATTATGTCCCTTGCGCCAGCGCTCATAGCGGCGCAGCACGGACAGGGCGGCCACGTCCCGGCCCGCTGTCTGGGCGTCCAGGAGCACTTCGGCCAGGGCGGCGGCGTCCAGCAAACCCAGATTCACCCCCTGTCCCGCCAGGGGATGGACGGTGTGGGCAGCATCACCCACCAAGGCCAGTCCCGGCTGCACATAGTTTATGGCGTGCTGCAAGCGCAGGGGAAAGGAGGCGCGCGGTCCGCAGCCCAGCACCGCTCCCAGGCGGTGCTCAAACGCTGCCCCCAGTTCGGCGCAAAAGGCTGCTTCGTCCAAAGCCTCCAGGCGGGCGGCCTCGGCGGGGCTGGTGGACCAGACGATGGAGCAGCGGCCATCGCGCAAAGGCAAAAACGCCAGCGGGCCGGTGGAAAGAAAACGCTGCCAGGCAGTGGCCTGATGATCCCGTTCAGTGCTCACTACGCACACCAGAGCGCGCTGCTCGTAGTTCCAGCCGCGGGTGTCCATGCCCGCCCCCTGGCGCACCCGCGACTGGGCGCCGTCGGCGCCCACCACTATCCGCGTGCGATAGCTGCGGCCGCCGTCCAGCGCCACCTGCCAGCCGTCACCGTCGCGGTGGAGGCCACCAAGGGCGGCGGGACACAGCCGTTCCACCCGGCCTTGCGCTTCCAGGCGGTCCCACAGCGCCCGCTGGATCACGGCGTTTTCGATGATGTGGCCCAGGGCGGGCGCGCCCAGAT
This is a stretch of genomic DNA from Gammaproteobacteria bacterium. It encodes these proteins:
- a CDS encoding extracellular solute-binding protein, whose product is MRKTKSLLIGLVALAAAVGGVHADDTLVVYSGRSDKFVKPVAQAFTRATGINVVLHNASSTSLLNKLRVEGARTQADLYLSNDAGNLQMGSSLGLFQALSPDLVGAIDAQWRAPDDTWVGLSARARVLVVNTNVANPHIASVFDLAGSAMKGRIGITHSSNESFIAGVTVYLLEEGEATTRAWLEGMKANVEGEVFNKHSHIVKAVAGGRLDVGLVNHYYIFRHLDQHPGAPIRVLLPDQGEHGMGVAVNVAGVAISKYSRKKALAEKFVGFLVSEEGQKLFAGLNREYPTRKGVPAAAEVPPMDSFKVAPVPMYKLAELRNKTIDLIEAVGMP
- a CDS encoding 2-octaprenyl-3-methyl-6-methoxy-1,4-benzoquinol hydroxylase (catalyzes the formation of 2-octaprenyl-3-methyl-5-hydroxy-6-methoxy-1,4-benzoquinol from 2-octaprenyl-3-methyl-6-methoxy-1,4-benzoquinol), with protein sequence MSDFDVLIVGGGMVGATVACALGESGLRVAVVEARLPVEVGPDDEIGLRVSAISHASQHIFESLGAWPGMAARRISPYREMHVWDAGGGGEIHFDSADLGAPALGHIIENAVIQRALWDRLEAQGRVERLCPAALGGLHRDGDGWQVALDGGRSYRTRIVVGADGAQSRVRQGAGMDTRGWNYEQRALVCVVSTERDHQATAWQRFLSTGPLAFLPLRDGRCSIVWSTSPAEAARLEALDEAAFCAELGAAFEHRLGAVLGCGPRASFPLRLQHAINYVQPGLALVGDAAHTVHPLAGQGVNLGLLDAAALAEVLLDAQTAGRDVAALSVLRRYERWRKGHNLLMMYSMDGFKRLFGFQAAPLQWLRNTGLNLTDRAGPVKDCIMRFAVGDAGDLPSLARQHRA